One region of Mus pahari chromosome 16, PAHARI_EIJ_v1.1, whole genome shotgun sequence genomic DNA includes:
- the Neurog1 gene encoding neurogenin-1, with translation MPAPLETCLSDLDCASSNSSSDLSSFLTDEEDCARLQPLASTSGLSVAARRSAPVLSGASNVPSALEEEQERRRRRGRARVRSEALLHSLRRSRRVKANDRERNRMHNLNAALDALRSVLPSFPDDTKLTKIETLRFAYNYIWALAETLRLADQGLPGGNARERLLPPQCVPCLPGPPSPASDTESWSSGAAASPCATVASPLSDPSSPSASEDFTYGPGDPLFSFPGLPKDLLHTTPCFIPYH, from the coding sequence ATGCCTGCCCCTTTGGAGACCTGCCTCTCTGATCTCGACTGcgccagcagcaacagcagcagcgaCCTGTCCAGCTTCCTCACCGACGAGGAGGACTGTGCCAGGCTCCAGCCCCTAGCCTCCACCTCGGGGCTGTCCGTGGCAGCCCGGAGGAGCGCGCCCGTCCTCTCCGGGGCATCGAATGTTCCCAGTGCcctggaggaagagcaggagcggcggcggcggcgaggtCGCGCGCGGGTGCGATCCGAGGCTCTGCTGCACTCCCTGCGGAGGAGTCGTCGCGTCAAAGCCAACGATCGCGAGCGCAACCGCATGCACAACCTCAACGCTGCGCTGGACGCCCTGCGCAGCGTGCTACCCTCATTCCCCGACGACACCAAGCTCACCAAGATTGAGACGCTGCGCTTCGCCTATAACTACATCTGGGCCCTGGCTGAGACACTGCGCCTGGCAGATCAAGGGCTCCCCGGAGGCAATGCCCGGGAGCGCCTCCTGCCTCCTCAGTGTGTCCCCTGTCTGCCCGGGCCCCCGAGCCCCGCCAGCGACACGGAGTCCTGGAGCTCCGGGGCCGCTGCCTCCCCCTGCGCCACCGTGGCGTCACCACTCTCTGACCCCAGTAGTCCCTCGGCTTCAGAAGACTTCACCTATGGCCCGGGTgatccccttttctcctttcccgGCCTGCCCAAAGACCTGCTCCACACGACGCCCTGTTTCATCCCGTACCACTAG